One segment of Podospora pseudopauciseta strain CBS 411.78 chromosome 5 map unlocalized CBS411.78m_5.2, whole genome shotgun sequence DNA contains the following:
- a CDS encoding uncharacterized protein (COG:S; EggNog:ENOG503P10J): MRLLPLFLRRQSHNFHNLHHLHHHHDKTHIPEPNPLFKMAQLPPLPEVTPLAPSITRILAGNPSKFTLQGTNTYLVGTGPNRILIDTGEGKPAWITALKSCLSSSGATISKCIITHWHHDHVGGIPDLLSAFPSIKIYKHRPDYHNPTNIPFLDISDGQEFEVEEGGGGARLKAVHTPGHTEDHMVLQYFPPSSSQQEQPGLFTGDNVLGHGTAVFEDLSAYLTSLAKMKSLVDGKAYPGHGPVIDQGREKIEEYIRHRQQREDQVVQQLRAYPDVAVAGGQEGSEKGWTLMGLVRVIYKDVPEALHVPAAGGVVQILKKLEREGRVRVLEERGGGEEDRWVLVGRQGVTGSGRGSAL, translated from the coding sequence atgcgcctcctccccctatTCCTCCGCCGCCAATCTCACAACTTTCAcaaccttcaccaccttcaccaccaccacgataAAACCCACATCCCCGAACCAAATCCCCTCTTCAAAATGGCACAActaccccccctcccagaagTAACCCCCCTAGCCCCCTCCATAACTCGCATCCTAGCCGGCAACCCCTCCAAATTCACCCTCCAAGGCACCAACACCTACCTCGTCGGCACCGGCCCAAACAGAATCCTAATCGACACCGGCGAGGGAAAACCAGCCTGGATCACCGCCCTCAAATCCtgtctctcctcctcaggtGCCACAATATCAAAATGCATCATCACCCACTGGCACCATGACCACGTAGGCGGCATCCCCgacctcctctccgccttccCCAGCATCAAAATCTACAAGCACAGGCCAGACTACCACAACCCGACCAACATACCCTTTTTGGACATTTCCGACGGGCAAGAGTttgaagtggaggagggaggaggaggggcgagGTTAAAAGCGGTTCACACCCCAGGCCATACAGAAGATCACATGGTGCTACAATactttcccccctcttcatctcAGCAAGAACAGCCCGGTCTTTTTACCGGGGATAATGTCCTCGGCCACGGGACCGCTGTGTTTGAAGACCTTTCTGCTTATCTCACCTCTTTGGCAAAAATGAAGAGTTTGGTTGATGGGAAGGCTTACCCGGGTCATGGGCCGGTTATTGACCAGGGCAGGGAAAAGATTGAGGAATATATCCGGCACAGGCAGCAGAGAGAGGATCAGGTGGTCCAGCAACTGAGAGCCTACCCCGATGTCGCTGTTGCGGGGGGGCAGGAGGGGAGCGAGAAGGGGTGGAcgttgatggggttggtgagggtgattTATAAGGATGTTCCTGAGGCGCTTCACGTACCGGCtgctgggggggtggtgcagattttgaagaagcttgagcgggaggggagggtgagggtgttggaagagaggggtggtggtgaggaggataggtgggtgttggtgggacGGCAGGGGGTAACGGGCTCGGGCCGGGGATCTGCGCTGTGA
- a CDS encoding uncharacterized protein (COG:S; EggNog:ENOG503NY5G), with the protein MMAHLRSPGILMPALTGWVTLSLARGALAHGGHGGMEMTEADKPLPEDQYPPTYFAHPDHKAAIYGHIVLMVLGWMFVLPAAVMLSLARSRYTLYVQFSFLALNTGGMLLGIVYNASTPDLYPNNAHHKTGWIVTIAAVSQVAIGILARVAGMMKRGQLGNVGERQGFIPVSTEAIQAHESGFPGPYRRFSHDSGQGTELGSETLRSHSIPSPPTSPTIPSHLAHKEYQHDDGFEDEDLDYNVPSLKKTGKALSMMAKVAGKISDRFWKILMFAYNFVDRTILLLSFIALCTGVITYARFFEGNGIFSGLAHWIKGGVFIWLGWWTLARWAGSFGDLGWAWNVRPKKAGQKWCPSAEFVESALIFFYGSTNVFLEHLGNWGGEWSSQDLEHVSITVLFIGGGLCGMLIESIRIRNLLNFHVVETAQEDHIDRDQLREPETYAFSLNPIPALVIILTGLMMSSHTQESMISTMVHKQWGDLITAASLSRGLSYVVMYLKAPKTIYPSRPPTELLTAFGLTAGGFMFMASSSDTVDGMIHYQLNPMFMYTVTMGFVALMMAWVILLVALKGWAEKREAAGRLTGKAFA; encoded by the exons ATGATGGCACATTTGAGATCACCTGGTATCCTCATGCCAGCCCTTACGGGCTGGGTAACCCTCAGCCTCGCCCGAGGAGCCCTCGCACATGGGGGGCATGGCGGCATGGAGATGACAGAAGCCGACAAGCCTCTCCCAGAGGATCAATACCCACCGACATATTTCGCCCATCCGGACCACAAAGCGGCTATCTACGGACATATTGTCTTGATGGTTCTGGGTTGGATGTTTGTACTGCCCGCAGCTGTTATGCTATCCCTTGCTCGCTCAAGATACACCCTCTATGTGCAGTTCAGCTTCCTCGCTTTAAACACGGGTGGCATGCTGTTGGGCATCGTCTACAACGCCAGCACGCCGGATCTCTACCCAAATAATGCCCACCACAAGACCGGATGGATCGTCACCATCGCTGCCGTATCCCAGGTGGCCATTGGAATTTTGGCACGCGTGGCCGgcatgatgaagaggggaCAGCTGGGCAACGTGGGGGAACGCCAGGGTTTCATCCCCGTGTCGACTGAGGCCATTCAAGCCCACGAATCAGGATTTCCTGGTCCCTACCGTCGGTTTTCCCATGACAGCGGACAGGGCACAGAGCTCGGCTCGGAAACTCTCCGCAGTCACTCTATCCCgtcacctccaacctctcccactATCCCTTCACATCTCGCTCACAAAGAGTACCAACATGACGACGGTTTTGAGGACGAAGATCTCGATTACAACGTGCCATCGTTGAAAAAGACTGGCAAGGCTCTCTCGATGATGGCAAAGGTGGCTGGCAAGATCTCGGATCGCTTCTGGAAAATCCTCATGTTTGCCTATAATTTTGTTGATCGGACGATTCTTCTCCTTAGCTTCATTGCACTCTGCACAGGGGTTATCACCTACGCCCGATTCTTT GAGGGCAACGGGATCTTTAGTGGTTTGGCACATTGGATCAAAGGGGGTGTTTTTATCtggttgggatggtggaCGCTCGCTCGTTGGGCTGGCAGTTTTGGCGATCTTGGATGG GCTTGGAATGTCCGTCCGAAAAAGGCGGGCCAGAAATGGTGTCCTTCTGCCGAATTCGTCGAAAGTGCCCTCATCTTCTTTTATGGATCGACTAACGTCTTCCTCGAGCATCTCGGCAATTGGGGTGGTGAGTGGTCCTCTCAAGATTTGGAACACGTCTCTATTACGGTCTTGTTCATTGGCGGCGGCCTCTGCGGTATGCTCATCGAGTCGATACGCATTCGCAATCTCTTGAACTTTCATGTTGTCGAAACCGCCCAGGAGGATCACATAGACAGGGACCAACTCCGCGAGCCAGAGACATACGCCTTTTCTCTCAACCCAATACCGGCTCTTGTGATCATTCTCACGGGCCTGATGATGAGCTCTCACACACAAGAGAGCATGATCTCGACCATGGTCCACAAGCAATGGGGCGATCTCATCACTGCTGCGTCGCTTTCCCGCGGCTTGAGTTATGTTGTTATGTACCTCAAGGCGCCCAAGACGATTTACCCCTCGAGGCCACCAACGGAGTTGTTGACGGCTTTTGGTCTTACCGCTGGCGGTTTCATGTTCATGGCTAGTTCCAGTGACACGGTCGACGGCATGATCCACTATCAGCTCAACCCGATGTTCATGTACACGGTTACCATGGGCTTCGTTGCGTTGATGATGGCGTGGGTGATTTTGCTGGTGGCGTTGAAGGGGTGGGCGGAGAAACGGGAGGCAGCGGGTAGGTTGACTGGGAAGGCGTTTGCGTGA
- a CDS encoding uncharacterized protein (EggNog:ENOG503NWIY; COG:O; BUSCO:EOG09261I8J; MEROPS:MER0001877) codes for MSSARPSTPVSPKNYKVKAAQQGQPMYGCEHLQKLFNQDQVTTNTSIHHYKMILRTIFDQTPVVSQTVKVVDTQQVVTTLTPTYLCLQCPSTVTEEDRIKHGNKKSHRFYVDSRSAALYCQMCDDMVYDPTFEELRLKKLGTSTFSNTRKRKQDELFSPDPVKDSPAYISQNTTTATCKANGLRGIYNAGATCYQNVVLQSFLHNPILRNYYLSDGHSGCDTPHCLSCAMDDMFQDFYAVENTNGYTAANILSGFWISERKAFENLVTTKEQDAHEFFQFLAEELHERNGDGKKPEIGSEHSCNCIIHQTFYGKLQTQTTCQNCQGVTNQVQSFLDLSLPLENLTQKKGGKKLLGGKGTMTLQECLDEEYVKLDKCEYRCNGCNSTQQARRQTSIKRLPNVLSIQLKRFEYKQGRHERAAKIDTPVQFPLQLNMLPYTTVGRSGDTKDSYELARQCTYDLLSVVVHVGEIDTGHYVSYCRVGDQWFAFNDHKVEVAQKSDVLNAKAYLLFYIVRSLT; via the exons ATGTCATCCGCGAGGCCCTCCACACCGGTGTCGCCCAAGAACTACAAAGTCAAAGCAGCCCAGCAAGGCCAGCCCATGTACGGTTGCG AACACCTACAGAAGCTCTTCAACCAAGATCAAGTGACGACCAACACATCGATCCATCATTACAAGATGATTCTCCGTACAATATTCGACCAGACCCCGGTCGTCTCCCAGacggtgaaggtggtggacaCTCAGCAAGTTGTCACCACTCTCACACCGACCTATCTTTGTCTTCAGTGCCCATCAACGGTTACTGAGGAAGACCGAATAAAACATGGAAACAAGAAGTCGCACCGTTTTTATGTCGACTCGAGAAGCGCCGCTCTTTACTGCCAAATGTGCGACGACATGGTCTATGACCCAACCTTTGAAGAGCTTCGGTTGAAGAAACTCGGCACAAGCACATTCTCCAACA CACGGAAACGCAAGCAAGACGAGCTCTTCTCGCCCGATCCTGTCAAAGATAGCCCCGCCTACAtctcccaaaacaccacgACAGCAACCTGCAAAGCCAACGGTCTCCGAGGCATCTACAACGCAGGTGCCACCTGCTACCAAAACGTCGTTCTCCAGTCGTTCCTTCACAATCCCATCCTCCGAAACTACTACCTGAGCGACGGCCACTCGGGCTGCGACACCCCCCACTGCCTTTCCTGCGCCATGGATGACATGTTTCAAGACTTTTACGCCGTGGAAAACACCAATGGCTATACGGCGGCCAATATCCTCAGTGGATTCTGGATCTCGGAGCGGAAAGCCTTTGAAAATCTCGTCACGACCAAGGAGCAAGACGCGCACGAGTTTTTCCAGTTCTTGGCCGAGGAGCTGCACGAGAGGAACGGCGACGGGAAGAAACCAGAGATTGGGAGTGAGCACAGCTGTAACTGCATCATCCACCAGACTTTTTATGGTAAACTGCAAACGCAGACAACGTGCCAGAATTGTCAGGGAGTGACGAACCAAGTACAAAGCTTTTTGGATTTGAGTCTGCCGCTGGAGAATCTGACGCAGAAaaagggagggaagaagcTGCTGGGGGGCAAGGGGACAATGACGCTGCAAGAGTGCTTGGATGAGGAGTATGTCAAGCTTGATAAGTGCGAGTATAGGTGTAATGGATGTAATTCGACGCAGCAGGCGAGGAGACAGACGAGTATCAAGCGGTTGCCGAATGTGCTGTCGATTCAGCTGAAG AGATTCGAGTACAAGCAAGGCCGTCATGAGCGAGCAGCCAAGATCGACACCCCAGTTCAGTTCCCGCTGCAGTTGAACATGCTGCCTTATACGACTGTTGGCCGGTCTGGGGACACAAAAGATAGCTACGAGCTGGCGAGGCAGTGCACGTATGATTTGTTGAGTGTGGTGGTGCACGTGGGGGAGATTGATACGGGGCATTATGTGTCGTATTGTCGGGTTGGTGATCAG TGGTTCGCTTTCAACGACCACAAGGTGGAAGTTGCCCAGAAGTCGGACGTGCTCAACGCAAAAGCCTACCTCTTGTTTTATATTGTCAGGTCGTTGACGTAG